The following coding sequences are from one Rathayibacter sp. SW19 window:
- a CDS encoding carbohydrate ABC transporter permease encodes MSTESVAGALRKARNGVGNAGSGRSPSAGKRKSNTSHARVFVLFALPSVILLLLLNLYPVIYAGLQSLRNGDLISAGDFVGLANYASVLQSPVFWHAAVFTAVFTIVGVFGSWAVGLSLGLLLRTRIPANGLFKVLLLLPWVVPVVVSAASWNWLVATPQSPLPILFHALGFGNVLFLADPLLAQVMVCIFKVWISFPFMMMMMASALASVDSNVYEASKVDGASSWQTFRQITLPMISRSTYISWILMTIFCVNDFPTIFLLTGGGPVNATQSLVVMAYITVFQNFQTGPGVAIAFMMTIVLVIIATLLYRQIRKVNIE; translated from the coding sequence ATGTCGACCGAGTCCGTGGCCGGAGCGCTGAGAAAGGCGCGCAACGGTGTGGGGAACGCCGGTTCGGGTCGGTCGCCCAGCGCCGGCAAACGCAAGAGCAATACGTCGCACGCGAGAGTGTTCGTGCTGTTCGCATTACCGTCGGTGATCCTGCTGTTGCTTCTGAACCTGTACCCGGTGATCTACGCGGGTTTGCAATCGCTGCGCAACGGGGATCTGATCAGCGCCGGTGATTTCGTCGGCCTGGCAAACTACGCCTCCGTGCTGCAATCCCCCGTGTTCTGGCACGCAGCAGTCTTCACTGCGGTCTTCACGATCGTCGGGGTCTTCGGAAGTTGGGCCGTCGGCCTCTCCCTCGGCCTGCTCCTGCGCACCCGCATCCCTGCAAACGGTCTGTTCAAAGTGCTTCTGCTGCTGCCGTGGGTTGTTCCCGTGGTTGTCTCTGCCGCTTCGTGGAACTGGCTGGTGGCAACCCCGCAGTCGCCGCTGCCGATTCTCTTCCACGCTCTCGGATTCGGCAACGTGCTCTTCCTCGCGGACCCGCTGCTCGCTCAGGTCATGGTCTGCATCTTCAAGGTGTGGATCAGCTTCCCGTTCATGATGATGATGATGGCCTCGGCCCTCGCATCCGTCGACAGCAACGTGTACGAGGCTTCCAAGGTCGACGGTGCCAGTAGCTGGCAGACGTTCCGGCAGATCACACTGCCGATGATTTCGCGTTCGACGTACATCAGCTGGATTCTGATGACGATCTTCTGTGTCAACGACTTCCCGACGATCTTCCTGCTCACCGGCGGCGGCCCGGTCAACGCCACGCAGTCCCTCGTCGTGATGGCGTACATCACGGTGTTCCAGAACTTCCAGACCGGCCCCGGTGTCGCAATCGCGTTCATGATGACGATCGTCCTCGTCATCATCGCGACGTTGCTCTACCGCCAGATTCGAAAGGTGAACATCGAATGA
- a CDS encoding carbohydrate ABC transporter permease, giving the protein MSAETSQAPLTGQLHVGVTGGKRRTLTQAQERGKWWRFLGILIITAVVLVPIIAVLILSLEPSLGSKATGLTLENFTTVFSETSVGTWLGNSLIVTLVTVVVAVAVAAPAGYVLSRGRSKLVSGYSLILFIVQSLPVVTAVIPLFILFAQIGLVDNLAGITIIYVGSTMSVAVWMMAAYIDSIPITLEEAAWMDGCSVFGGFVRIVLRNSLPGVLSTAIFAFLLAWNDYLVAVVFLRSDQNYTLQIGLQSFFQQNQTDWGLVMAVAVVMMLPPVILFAVLNKYFSVGGIGGSLAGK; this is encoded by the coding sequence ATGAGCGCCGAAACTTCACAAGCGCCGCTGACCGGTCAGTTGCACGTCGGTGTGACCGGCGGCAAGCGGCGCACGCTCACCCAGGCTCAGGAGCGCGGTAAGTGGTGGCGCTTCCTCGGCATCCTGATCATCACCGCGGTCGTGCTGGTGCCGATCATTGCCGTCCTGATCCTGTCGCTCGAGCCTTCGCTCGGCAGCAAGGCGACGGGGCTCACGCTGGAGAACTTCACAACGGTCTTCTCCGAGACATCCGTTGGCACCTGGCTGGGCAACAGCTTGATCGTCACCCTGGTGACGGTGGTGGTTGCAGTGGCGGTTGCCGCGCCAGCCGGATACGTGCTCTCCCGCGGGAGAAGCAAGCTCGTCTCCGGCTATTCGCTCATCCTGTTCATCGTGCAGTCGCTGCCGGTGGTCACTGCGGTGATCCCGCTGTTCATCCTGTTCGCGCAGATTGGGCTGGTCGACAATCTGGCCGGCATCACGATCATCTATGTCGGCTCGACCATGTCCGTGGCCGTCTGGATGATGGCGGCGTACATCGACTCGATCCCGATCACACTCGAGGAGGCCGCCTGGATGGACGGCTGCTCCGTGTTCGGCGGTTTCGTGCGCATCGTGCTGCGCAACTCGCTGCCCGGGGTGCTCTCGACAGCGATTTTCGCCTTCCTGCTCGCCTGGAACGACTACCTGGTCGCCGTCGTCTTCCTGCGAAGCGACCAGAACTACACCCTGCAAATCGGGCTGCAGTCGTTCTTCCAGCAGAATCAGACCGACTGGGGCCTGGTGATGGCCGTCGCCGTGGTCATGATGCTCCCACCCGTGATCCTCTTCGCCGTGCTGAACAAGTATTTCAGCGTCGGAGGCATCGGCGGCTCACTTGCCGGCAAATAG
- a CDS encoding GMC family oxidoreductase, giving the protein MPANSSTELFTATIRAAIDRIIPADRWLGEPWPGGWEGGVADYVIPANPDLDWARPALIWLNEALDAAARAENGVSFAELTGQQQDAILTSFEATRDEADAATTAADAGVATTAASHFAALRRICWEGYYAASDRSGVVDNPGVVEKPGAADQPGVADRSGAPTRHSPIGLEMVGFRAVPEGVTPVEPDPIDGLRPEQVRSGYDAIVIGSGPGGGVAAETLAKAGKTVLLIERAPSVPNSALRGDHLHGKRNAVYWPSAGPGLGHPRLAQLPDGEDRVIDGTGDAGLYGLNAMAFGGGTRLWQGMAWRFLPQDFQMATLYGNPDGANLADWPIGYGEMEPYYTRAEWELGVSGIEGGLTSRTPRSAGYPMPPMPTERARELLGAAADSLGWGWGPIPLAINSVPHDDRPACVRCPQCIGHTCPVNAKNGSNNTFIPRAVATGLCDVIYDAEVIQVRDGARSAGVTIMASASTTPAEITVNADVVVVSAGAVETPRLLLASGIGNDQLGRNLHDHRFVTMLGTMDEVVKPYVGPGHSIATLDHVHAQTIPWGGGVIVDLVSPLPLTSASDPSMPGVPLWGAGHKEWMRGDRSHAFGVFGMGQEIPMATSRVTLAHGLHDRWGKPVAALRKNVHWASVEVEDGMARQGEAWLIAVGARDIRRQFGTAIASAAGEHSSGTARMGTSPETSATDAYGRVHGTARVVVCDASLHPTNGSVNPTLTIVANAMRVSEHIVQDWPA; this is encoded by the coding sequence TTGCCGGCAAATAGTTCGACCGAACTCTTCACCGCAACCATCCGCGCGGCCATCGACCGAATCATCCCGGCCGACAGGTGGTTGGGCGAGCCCTGGCCGGGCGGATGGGAGGGCGGCGTCGCGGACTATGTGATCCCGGCCAACCCCGACCTGGACTGGGCGCGCCCCGCGCTGATCTGGCTGAATGAGGCGCTCGACGCTGCGGCGCGCGCCGAGAACGGGGTGTCGTTCGCAGAGCTGACCGGGCAACAGCAGGACGCGATCCTCACCTCGTTCGAGGCGACTCGCGACGAAGCGGATGCCGCAACCACCGCCGCCGATGCGGGCGTCGCAACCACCGCGGCAAGCCACTTCGCCGCCCTGCGCCGCATCTGCTGGGAAGGCTACTACGCAGCCTCGGATCGATCCGGCGTTGTTGACAATCCCGGCGTTGTTGAGAAGCCCGGCGCTGCCGACCAGCCCGGCGTTGCTGACCGGTCCGGCGCCCCCACGCGGCACAGTCCGATCGGGCTGGAAATGGTGGGCTTCCGCGCCGTGCCCGAGGGCGTCACACCAGTCGAACCCGACCCGATCGACGGGTTGCGACCAGAGCAGGTGCGCAGCGGCTACGACGCCATTGTGATCGGCAGCGGACCCGGCGGCGGCGTCGCGGCCGAAACCCTGGCAAAAGCAGGCAAGACCGTGCTGCTGATCGAGCGCGCCCCCTCCGTGCCCAACTCGGCATTACGTGGCGATCATTTGCACGGCAAACGAAACGCGGTCTATTGGCCGTCGGCGGGGCCCGGCCTTGGGCATCCGAGGCTCGCCCAGCTGCCGGACGGCGAGGACCGCGTCATCGACGGCACAGGCGACGCCGGGCTATACGGACTGAATGCGATGGCTTTCGGAGGCGGCACCCGACTCTGGCAAGGAATGGCGTGGCGCTTCCTTCCGCAAGATTTTCAGATGGCAACCCTGTACGGCAACCCAGATGGTGCCAACCTGGCGGATTGGCCGATCGGCTACGGCGAAATGGAACCGTACTACACCCGTGCGGAATGGGAGCTCGGTGTCTCCGGTATTGAGGGCGGATTGACCTCGCGCACGCCGCGATCGGCCGGCTACCCGATGCCGCCGATGCCCACCGAGCGCGCACGCGAACTGCTCGGTGCTGCCGCGGACTCGCTGGGCTGGGGCTGGGGTCCGATCCCTCTCGCTATCAACAGCGTGCCGCATGACGATCGCCCCGCCTGCGTGCGTTGCCCGCAGTGCATCGGCCACACCTGCCCGGTCAACGCCAAGAACGGTTCGAACAACACGTTCATTCCGCGCGCCGTCGCGACGGGGCTGTGCGATGTGATCTACGACGCCGAGGTCATCCAAGTGCGCGACGGCGCGCGGTCGGCGGGCGTGACGATCATGGCATCCGCGTCGACGACACCGGCGGAGATCACCGTCAACGCCGACGTCGTTGTCGTCTCGGCCGGCGCGGTTGAAACGCCACGATTGCTGCTGGCCAGCGGCATCGGCAACGACCAGCTCGGCCGTAACCTGCACGACCATCGGTTCGTCACGATGCTCGGCACAATGGACGAGGTCGTCAAGCCGTATGTCGGGCCGGGGCACTCCATCGCCACGCTGGATCATGTGCACGCCCAGACCATTCCGTGGGGCGGCGGCGTCATCGTCGATCTGGTGAGCCCGCTGCCGTTGACATCTGCATCTGATCCGTCGATGCCGGGCGTTCCGCTGTGGGGTGCCGGGCACAAGGAGTGGATGCGAGGCGACCGCTCACACGCGTTCGGCGTGTTCGGCATGGGGCAGGAGATTCCGATGGCGACCTCGCGGGTGACCCTGGCGCATGGCCTGCACGATCGCTGGGGAAAGCCGGTCGCGGCGCTACGCAAGAACGTGCACTGGGCATCCGTCGAGGTCGAGGATGGAATGGCAAGGCAGGGTGAAGCCTGGCTGATCGCTGTCGGGGCGCGCGACATCCGCCGCCAGTTCGGCACCGCGATCGCATCGGCCGCGGGTGAGCACTCGAGCGGCACAGCGCGAATGGGCACCTCCCCCGAGACTTCCGCGACGGATGCCTACGGCCGCGTTCACGGGACCGCGCGCGTCGTCGTCTGCGATGCGTCGCTGCACCCGACGAACGGCAGCGTCAACCCGACGTTGACGATCGTTGCGAACGCGATGCGAGTGAGCGAGCATATCGTGCAGGACTGGCCGGCCTAG
- a CDS encoding Gfo/Idh/MocA family protein encodes MSQPSLGVAMVGYGFMGAAHSQAWRVAPRFFELPFDPRMSVIVGRDRARVAAAAGRFGWAEAETDWRRVIERDDIGLVDICSPGASHVEIAIAALDAGKHVLCEKPLANTVAEAEAMAAAAERAAARGVFAMVGFSYRRVPAITFARDLVAAGRIGEVRQVRAAYLQDWLVDAQGPMTWRLDKALAGSGSLGDIGAHAIDAVQFITGQRISGVSGTLQTLVAERPLLGESIGLGGTASSERGRVTVDDVALFTGRLSGGGLGSFEATRFATGRKNAFRLEFSGSKGAIAFDLERMNELEFYDRTEEAGLQGFRRILVTEPEHPYMSAWWPTGHAIGYEHPFSHQVYDLLTDIAAGRQPRPSFADGLQVQRVLEAIETSAAAASVWTAVAEAESGPQASGSEAQNEGENR; translated from the coding sequence ATGAGTCAGCCCTCGCTTGGCGTTGCGATGGTCGGGTATGGGTTTATGGGGGCGGCGCATTCGCAGGCGTGGCGGGTTGCCCCGCGTTTCTTCGAGCTTCCATTCGACCCACGGATGTCCGTGATCGTCGGGCGGGACCGCGCCCGCGTTGCCGCGGCGGCCGGGCGTTTCGGCTGGGCGGAGGCGGAGACGGATTGGCGTCGGGTGATCGAACGCGACGACATCGGACTGGTGGACATTTGCAGTCCGGGCGCTTCGCATGTCGAGATAGCGATTGCGGCGCTGGATGCGGGCAAGCACGTGCTGTGCGAGAAGCCGTTGGCGAACACGGTCGCGGAGGCTGAGGCGATGGCCGCAGCCGCTGAGCGTGCCGCTGCGCGTGGTGTGTTCGCGATGGTCGGTTTCAGTTACCGTCGGGTGCCGGCGATCACGTTTGCTCGTGATCTGGTCGCGGCGGGCCGGATCGGTGAGGTGCGTCAGGTGCGCGCCGCCTATCTGCAGGACTGGTTGGTGGATGCGCAGGGGCCGATGACGTGGCGTCTGGATAAGGCGTTGGCCGGTTCTGGCTCGCTGGGCGATATCGGCGCGCACGCGATTGATGCGGTGCAGTTCATCACCGGTCAGCGCATCAGTGGTGTGAGCGGAACGCTTCAGACGCTGGTCGCTGAGCGTCCGCTGCTGGGTGAGTCGATCGGGCTGGGCGGCACGGCGTCGAGTGAGCGCGGCAGGGTCACTGTTGATGATGTGGCGTTGTTCACGGGTCGGCTCAGCGGTGGTGGTCTCGGTTCGTTCGAGGCGACGCGGTTCGCTACGGGGCGCAAGAACGCGTTCCGGCTCGAGTTCAGCGGTTCGAAGGGTGCGATCGCGTTCGATCTGGAACGGATGAACGAGTTGGAGTTCTATGACCGCACTGAGGAGGCTGGGTTGCAGGGTTTCCGGCGGATCCTGGTGACCGAGCCGGAGCATCCGTATATGTCGGCGTGGTGGCCGACGGGGCACGCGATCGGGTATGAACACCCGTTCTCACACCAGGTGTATGACTTGTTGACCGACATCGCCGCCGGTAGGCAGCCGCGGCCGTCGTTCGCTGACGGGCTGCAGGTGCAGCGGGTGCTTGAAGCGATCGAGACCAGCGCTGCGGCCGCGAGCGTGTGGACAGCGGTTGCCGAAGCAGAATCCGGGCCGCAGGCATCCGGATCAGAAGCACAAAATGAAGGAGAAAACCGATGA
- a CDS encoding IS1634 family transposase — protein sequence MAKNATAMHVAKVRTKAVNKAGEERVYESVLLRRSYREGAKVKHATLANLTALPDSAIEVLKASLAGKSLIVADDNLEVTRSLPHGHVAAVWAQAQALGLPALLGPAGKARDVVLGLIIARVCKPASKLATTRWWADTTLAEDLGITDVSTDEVYAAMDWLATRQEAIEKKLARKHLGEDANPDRLALFDLSSSWVTGTHCELAARGYSRDGKKALPQIEYGLLTDPAGRPVAIRVVPGNTADPTAFQQIAIEMKTTFGVNDMVMVGDRGMITSARIRQLKELGGLGWVTALRSVSIAGLIADGCVQQSLFDDTNLAEIQHPDYPGERLIACRNPALADKRAYKREQLLAATEADLTVIATAVTAGRLTKAGPIGVRVGKILGKHNMAKHFQLIIDDGLLTFTRNQHNIDAEAALDGIYVIRTSVPAEQMDTATVVGTYKSLAHVERDFRSIKSIDLDLRPIYHWTETRVRAHVFLCMLSAYLIWHLRNAWAPLTFTDENRPDPADPVAPAKRSTAARRKASTATTDTGEPAYSFTALLDHLATLTRNRIHIAGHDDEIGFELVATPTPIQRHAFELIGQTIPTTLK from the coding sequence GTGGCGAAGAACGCAACGGCGATGCATGTGGCCAAAGTGAGAACCAAGGCGGTCAACAAGGCTGGTGAGGAACGCGTCTACGAATCGGTGCTGCTGCGCCGCTCCTACCGGGAAGGCGCCAAGGTCAAACACGCGACGTTGGCGAACCTGACCGCGCTGCCGGACAGTGCGATCGAGGTCCTGAAGGCATCCCTGGCCGGCAAGAGTCTGATCGTCGCCGACGACAACCTGGAGGTGACCCGGTCCCTGCCGCACGGGCACGTCGCCGCCGTCTGGGCGCAAGCCCAGGCACTGGGGCTGCCGGCTCTGCTGGGCCCGGCGGGCAAGGCTCGGGACGTGGTGCTCGGTCTGATCATCGCCCGGGTCTGCAAACCGGCCTCGAAACTGGCCACGACCCGGTGGTGGGCCGACACCACCCTCGCCGAGGACCTCGGCATCACCGACGTCTCAACCGATGAGGTGTATGCGGCGATGGACTGGCTCGCGACCCGACAAGAAGCAATCGAGAAGAAACTCGCCCGCAAACACCTGGGCGAAGATGCCAACCCGGACCGGTTGGCGTTGTTCGACCTGTCCTCCTCCTGGGTCACCGGCACACACTGCGAGTTGGCGGCCCGCGGGTACTCCCGGGACGGGAAGAAGGCTCTGCCGCAGATCGAATACGGGCTGCTGACCGACCCCGCCGGCCGGCCCGTCGCGATCCGGGTCGTGCCCGGTAACACCGCCGACCCGACGGCGTTCCAGCAGATCGCCATCGAAATGAAGACGACGTTCGGTGTCAACGACATGGTCATGGTCGGCGACCGCGGCATGATCACCTCCGCCCGCATCCGGCAGCTGAAAGAGTTGGGCGGTCTCGGCTGGGTCACCGCACTGCGCTCCGTGTCGATCGCGGGCCTGATCGCGGACGGGTGCGTGCAACAATCCCTGTTCGATGACACCAACCTGGCCGAAATCCAACATCCCGACTATCCCGGCGAACGCCTGATCGCCTGCCGCAACCCTGCCCTGGCCGACAAACGCGCCTACAAACGTGAGCAGCTGCTGGCCGCGACCGAGGCTGACCTGACCGTCATCGCGACCGCCGTGACCGCGGGCCGACTCACCAAGGCCGGGCCGATCGGAGTCCGTGTCGGCAAAATCCTCGGCAAACACAACATGGCCAAACACTTCCAGCTCATCATCGACGACGGGCTGCTCACCTTCACCCGCAACCAACACAACATCGATGCCGAGGCGGCGTTGGACGGCATCTATGTGATCCGCACCAGTGTTCCGGCCGAGCAGATGGACACCGCCACCGTCGTCGGCACATACAAGTCGTTGGCGCACGTGGAACGCGACTTCCGCTCAATCAAGTCCATCGACCTGGACCTGCGGCCCATCTACCACTGGACAGAAACCCGAGTTCGCGCGCACGTGTTTCTGTGCATGCTGTCCGCCTACCTGATCTGGCACCTGAGGAACGCGTGGGCACCGCTGACCTTCACCGACGAGAACCGACCCGACCCGGCCGACCCCGTCGCACCCGCGAAACGCTCCACCGCCGCCCGCCGGAAAGCATCCACCGCCACCACCGACACCGGCGAGCCCGCCTACAGCTTCACCGCGTTGCTGGACCACCTCGCGACCCTAACCCGCAACCGGATCCACATCGCCGGCCACGACGACGAGATCGGCTTCGAACTGGTCGCCACCCCCACCCCGATCCAACGCCACGCGTTCGAGCTGATCGGCCAAACCATCCCTACCACGCTCAAGTAG
- a CDS encoding ABC transporter substrate-binding protein: MASQSTGASFTRRGFIGLAGGVAATSLLAACSSGGGGGASGSTKAIKFWNMPWGNTDFNKLDKKITLAYKPASGLGAATYQEIQWANFTQTFSSAVASNTGPAVSSGGGTQAFQFAQQGKIAYADNLLDSWKKNGIYADFFDGLVDTMKTDQGYAAVPYNLDVRISWYNKALLAQAGVQPPTNWDEYKNVCAALKKIGVYGFGLGAGAGNFTGSHILTAFMINNGGGLFNADKKPDCVTPENIEAMTYILDLVNSGYSDPAGATYTSANVQAQWKAKKFGFGWDGAGLAASVGGDVVSDMVVGSPLKSPSGKTGGLYFPNNIMMYKNTPSQKSSEAFLTYYYQNMKQLWTSNTGIGLPPLKSIAATSEFKSDPNNVKIVDEWQPIFKTWAAPGGTGLFYNIANTVDGTAPMTTFSQAILGGKTDAKTALTTLQTSIEGLMK, translated from the coding sequence ATGGCTTCTCAATCCACGGGTGCATCATTCACCCGCCGTGGCTTTATCGGACTCGCAGGTGGCGTTGCAGCCACCTCGCTCCTCGCCGCCTGTTCAAGCGGAGGCGGTGGTGGCGCCAGCGGTTCTACCAAGGCCATCAAATTCTGGAACATGCCGTGGGGTAACACGGACTTCAACAAGCTCGACAAGAAGATCACGCTGGCGTACAAGCCGGCTTCGGGTCTCGGGGCGGCTACCTACCAGGAGATCCAGTGGGCGAACTTCACCCAGACGTTCTCCTCTGCCGTCGCGTCGAACACCGGCCCCGCCGTCAGCTCGGGCGGTGGAACCCAGGCGTTCCAGTTCGCACAGCAGGGCAAGATCGCATACGCGGACAATCTGCTCGACAGCTGGAAGAAGAACGGTATCTACGCCGACTTCTTCGACGGTCTCGTCGACACGATGAAGACCGACCAGGGCTACGCAGCGGTGCCCTACAACCTCGACGTTCGTATCTCCTGGTACAACAAGGCGCTGCTGGCGCAGGCCGGGGTTCAGCCGCCGACCAACTGGGACGAGTACAAGAACGTGTGCGCAGCGCTCAAGAAGATCGGCGTCTACGGCTTCGGCCTCGGTGCAGGGGCCGGCAACTTCACCGGTAGCCACATCCTGACGGCGTTCATGATCAACAACGGCGGTGGGCTCTTCAACGCCGACAAGAAGCCGGACTGTGTCACGCCCGAGAACATCGAGGCGATGACCTACATTCTCGATCTTGTCAACTCCGGCTACTCCGACCCTGCAGGCGCCACGTACACGAGCGCAAACGTGCAGGCGCAGTGGAAGGCGAAGAAGTTCGGCTTCGGCTGGGACGGTGCAGGCCTCGCGGCCAGCGTCGGCGGCGACGTTGTCAGCGACATGGTCGTCGGCAGCCCGCTCAAGAGTCCGAGCGGCAAGACCGGCGGACTGTACTTCCCGAACAACATCATGATGTACAAGAACACCCCGAGTCAGAAGAGCTCCGAGGCGTTCCTCACGTACTACTACCAGAACATGAAACAGTTGTGGACGTCGAACACCGGCATCGGCTTGCCCCCGCTGAAGTCCATCGCCGCCACGAGCGAGTTCAAGTCGGACCCGAACAACGTGAAGATCGTCGACGAGTGGCAGCCCATCTTCAAGACCTGGGCGGCACCGGGCGGCACCGGTCTGTTCTACAACATCGCCAACACCGTTGACGGCACCGCACCGATGACGACCTTCTCGCAGGCTATTCTCGGTGGTAAGACTGATGCCAAGACCGCTTTGACAACGTTGCAGACCTCAATCGAAGGACTCATGAAGTAG
- a CDS encoding LacI family DNA-binding transcriptional regulator gives MSVQKVSSQRATLAEIARDASVSMSTVSKVLNGRSGVSEPVRDRIEQLLHSSGYSRRGVENSRVRLIELVFENIDSEWSLEIIRGADKVARENGMSIVLTESGTRHTQPVDWIDGVLQRQPAGLLLLFSDLSADHKRQMRTRGIPFVVVDPAGDPAPDVASVGTGNWSGGLMATRHLVELGHRRIGIITGPMDMLCSRARLSGYRTALDEAGIPIDPSLIENGEFHYENGLKAGTRMLSSSDRPTAIFTGNDLQAFGVYQAARSLGLGIPEDLSVVGYDDVPSASWVGPQLTTVHQPLKEMAEQAVRLVLALRDDPERSTVRLDLATNLVVRGSTAAPANILAPTA, from the coding sequence ATGAGTGTGCAAAAGGTTTCGTCTCAGCGAGCGACACTCGCTGAGATTGCACGGGATGCATCGGTGTCGATGTCGACCGTGTCCAAGGTGCTGAACGGCCGTTCCGGCGTTTCCGAGCCCGTTCGCGATCGCATTGAGCAGTTGTTGCACTCATCCGGTTACAGCCGCCGCGGCGTGGAGAACTCACGAGTCCGTCTGATCGAGCTCGTGTTCGAGAACATCGACAGCGAGTGGTCGCTTGAGATCATTCGCGGCGCAGACAAGGTGGCACGCGAGAACGGCATGAGCATCGTGCTCACCGAGAGCGGCACCCGTCACACTCAACCGGTCGATTGGATCGACGGTGTGCTCCAGCGTCAGCCGGCCGGACTGCTCCTCCTCTTCTCGGATCTCTCCGCCGACCACAAACGCCAAATGCGCACACGAGGCATTCCGTTCGTGGTGGTGGACCCCGCGGGCGACCCGGCCCCTGACGTGGCATCGGTCGGCACGGGAAACTGGTCGGGCGGACTCATGGCGACGCGGCACCTTGTGGAGCTCGGACACCGCCGGATCGGCATTATCACGGGGCCGATGGACATGCTGTGCTCTCGCGCACGGCTGTCGGGTTATCGCACCGCACTCGACGAGGCGGGCATCCCGATCGATCCAAGCCTCATCGAGAACGGCGAATTCCACTACGAGAACGGGCTCAAGGCGGGCACCCGGATGTTGTCGTCGTCCGACCGCCCGACGGCAATCTTCACGGGGAATGATCTGCAGGCGTTCGGCGTGTACCAGGCCGCTCGTTCGCTCGGCCTCGGCATTCCCGAGGATCTGTCCGTAGTCGGCTACGACGACGTGCCGTCGGCAAGCTGGGTCGGACCACAATTGACCACGGTTCATCAGCCCCTGAAAGAGATGGCGGAGCAGGCAGTGCGTCTTGTGCTGGCGTTGCGCGATGACCCGGAACGCAGCACCGTTCGGCTGGATCTGGCGACGAACCTCGTTGTGCGCGGAAGCACGGCAGCTCCGGCCAACATACTCGCTCCGACCGCCTGA